In a genomic window of Mycolicibacillus parakoreensis:
- a CDS encoding glycosyltransferase family 4 protein, whose protein sequence is MRIGMVCPYSFDVPGGVQVHVLQLAEVLWARGHTVSVLAPSSPKEHDRLPDYVVSGGRALPIPYNGSVARLRFGPASHRRVKRWLVDGDFDVLHLHEPNAPSLSMLALLIAEGPIVATFHTSTTRSLTLNAVRGILRPLHEKIVGRIAVSDLARRWQMEALGSDAVEIPNGVDVTAFATAPALAGYPRAGKTVLFLGRYDETRKGMAVLLDALPTVVRRFPDLQILIVGRGDEEALRAEAGALAGHLRFLGQVDDAQKASALRSADVYCAPNTGGESFGIVLVEAMAAGTAVVASDLDAFRRVLQDGRAGLLVPVNDGAALAEGLVGMLDDDARRAGYSAAGAAAVGRYDWSVVASQIMRVYETVAQVGGRVRVAG, encoded by the coding sequence ATGCGCATCGGCATGGTCTGCCCGTATTCCTTCGACGTCCCCGGCGGGGTGCAGGTGCACGTGCTGCAGCTGGCCGAGGTGCTGTGGGCGCGCGGGCACACGGTGAGCGTGCTGGCGCCGTCGTCGCCGAAAGAACACGACCGCTTGCCCGACTACGTCGTCTCCGGCGGGCGGGCGCTGCCCATTCCCTACAACGGGTCGGTGGCCCGGCTGCGGTTCGGCCCGGCCAGTCACCGCCGGGTGAAACGCTGGCTGGTCGACGGGGACTTCGACGTGCTGCACCTGCACGAGCCGAACGCGCCGAGCCTGTCGATGCTGGCGCTGCTGATCGCCGAGGGGCCGATCGTGGCCACCTTCCACACCTCCACCACCCGCTCGCTGACGCTGAACGCGGTGCGCGGCATCCTGCGGCCGCTGCACGAGAAGATCGTCGGGCGCATCGCGGTCTCCGACCTGGCCCGGCGCTGGCAGATGGAGGCGTTGGGTTCGGATGCCGTGGAGATCCCCAACGGTGTCGACGTGACCGCGTTCGCGACCGCGCCCGCGCTGGCCGGGTATCCGCGGGCCGGCAAGACGGTGCTGTTTCTGGGCCGCTACGACGAAACCCGCAAGGGCATGGCGGTACTGCTCGACGCGCTGCCGACGGTGGTGCGCCGCTTCCCCGACCTGCAGATCCTCATCGTCGGCCGCGGTGACGAGGAGGCCCTGCGCGCCGAGGCCGGGGCGCTCGCCGGACACCTGCGGTTTCTCGGCCAGGTCGATGATGCCCAGAAGGCGTCGGCGTTGCGCAGCGCCGACGTGTACTGCGCGCCGAACACCGGCGGGGAGAGCTTCGGCATCGTCCTGGTCGAGGCGATGGCCGCCGGAACGGCGGTGGTGGCCAGTGACCTCGACGCGTTCCGGCGAGTCCTGCAGGACGGCCGGGCCGGGCTGCTGGTGCCGGTCAACGACGGCGCCGCCCTCGCCGAGGGCCTGGTGGGCATGCTCGATGACGACGCCCGGCGGGCCGGCTACAGCGCCGCCGGTGCTGCGGCGGTCGGGCGCTACGACTGGTCGGTGGTCGCCAGTCAGATCATGCGGGTCTACGAGACGGTGGCGCAGGTGGGCGGCCGGGTCCGGGTGGCCGGCTGA
- a CDS encoding phosphatidylinositol mannoside acyltransferase, which produces MRGVPGSEQLSDWGYAAGWMAVRAMPEFAARNMFDLGALVAARGGGPDQLRRNLARVLEVAPEQVSGSLMRASLASYARYWREAFRLPSMNQQRLARRLDDTVVGRRNLDAALAAGRGAVIAVPHSGNWDMGGVWLAQTYGTFTTVAERLQPESLYQRFIAYRETLGFEVLPLTGGARSPFEVLAERLGDNRVVCLMAERDLTRRGVPVSFFGEPTRMPAGPAKLALETGAALLPGHCWNPGPADWGFEIFPALDVAGADVGGLTQALADQFALNIAAYPVDWHMLQPQWLADLPESRRAALEQP; this is translated from the coding sequence GTGAGGGGAGTGCCGGGTTCCGAGCAGCTCAGCGACTGGGGGTATGCGGCCGGCTGGATGGCGGTGCGTGCGATGCCGGAATTCGCCGCCCGCAACATGTTCGACCTCGGCGCGCTCGTCGCCGCGCGTGGCGGCGGCCCGGACCAACTGCGCCGCAACCTGGCCCGGGTGCTCGAGGTGGCCCCCGAGCAGGTGTCGGGCTCGCTGATGCGCGCTTCCCTGGCCTCCTACGCCCGGTATTGGCGGGAGGCTTTTCGCCTGCCGAGCATGAACCAGCAGCGACTGGCCCGTCGCCTCGATGACACCGTGGTCGGCCGCCGGAACCTCGACGCCGCGCTTGCGGCCGGTCGCGGAGCGGTGATCGCGGTGCCGCACAGCGGCAACTGGGACATGGGAGGGGTGTGGCTGGCCCAGACCTACGGCACCTTCACCACCGTGGCCGAACGTCTCCAACCGGAGTCGCTGTACCAGCGGTTCATCGCCTACCGCGAGACCCTCGGCTTCGAGGTGCTGCCGCTGACCGGGGGAGCGCGGTCGCCGTTCGAGGTGCTCGCCGAGCGGCTCGGCGACAACCGGGTGGTGTGTCTGATGGCCGAACGCGACCTCACCCGCCGCGGCGTGCCGGTGAGCTTCTTCGGGGAGCCGACCCGGATGCCCGCCGGGCCGGCCAAACTGGCGTTGGAGACCGGCGCGGCGTTGCTGCCGGGGCACTGCTGGAACCCGGGCCCCGCCGACTGGGGCTTCGAGATCTTCCCGGCACTCGACGTCGCCGGCGCCGACGTGGGCGGCCTCACCCAGGCGCTGGCCGACCAGTTCGCGTTGAACATCGCCGCCTACCCGGTCGACTGGCACATGCTGCAACCCCAGTGGCTGGCCGACCTGCCGGAGAGCCGTCGGGCGGCCCTGGAGCAGCCCTGA
- the pgsA gene encoding phosphatidylinositol phosphate synthase, translating into MSRLRFLSRATFSAVTTPVARVALRLGFTPNGVTIIGAAATVLAALTLFPVGHLFAGTLVIWLFVMFDMLDGAMARQTGGGTRFGAVLDAACDRISDGAVFGGLAWWAAFGLGDSALTAAALICLVTSQVISYIKARAEASGLRGDGGFIERPERLIIVLVGAGLSDLPVFAQPWALPVAMWLLAVTSIVTFIQRLHTVRISPGATEPLASGGGTTTP; encoded by the coding sequence GTGAGCAGACTGCGGTTCCTGTCGCGGGCGACCTTCAGTGCGGTCACCACCCCAGTGGCCAGGGTCGCGCTGCGGCTCGGGTTCACCCCCAACGGGGTCACCATCATCGGGGCCGCCGCCACCGTGCTGGCCGCGCTGACCCTGTTCCCGGTGGGGCACCTTTTCGCCGGTACGCTGGTCATCTGGCTGTTCGTCATGTTCGACATGCTCGACGGGGCGATGGCCCGCCAGACCGGGGGCGGCACCCGCTTCGGCGCGGTGCTCGACGCGGCGTGCGACCGGATCAGCGACGGTGCGGTTTTCGGGGGACTCGCCTGGTGGGCGGCGTTCGGTCTGGGGGACTCCGCACTGACCGCGGCGGCCCTGATCTGTCTGGTCACCTCCCAGGTGATCTCCTACATCAAGGCGCGTGCGGAGGCCAGCGGGCTGCGCGGTGACGGGGGATTCATCGAACGCCCGGAGCGGCTGATCATCGTGCTGGTCGGCGCCGGGCTCTCCGATCTGCCCGTGTTCGCGCAGCCGTGGGCGCTGCCGGTGGCGATGTGGCTGCTCGCCGTGACCAGCATCGTCACGTTCATCCAGCGGCTGCACACCGTGCGCATCTCGCCGGGAGCGACCGAGCCGTTGGCCTCCGGTGGTGGGACGACGACGCCGTGA
- a CDS encoding HIT family protein, whose protein sequence is MIDTGVGQPDHLQRLWSPHRMTYLAEAPRNRDEAAPVHPFTEIPRMDDEQGLMVARGELVYAVLNLYPYNAGHLMVVPYRQVSELEELTAVETTELMAFIQKAIRVIKRVSRPDGFNVGLNLGAAAGGSLSEHLHVHVVPRWGGDANFITVIGDSKVMPQLLRETRRLLAEEWVKQP, encoded by the coding sequence ATGATCGACACCGGGGTCGGTCAACCCGACCATCTGCAGCGGCTGTGGTCCCCGCACCGGATGACCTACCTGGCCGAGGCGCCCCGCAACCGTGACGAGGCCGCGCCGGTGCACCCGTTCACCGAGATCCCCCGGATGGACGATGAACAGGGGCTGATGGTCGCGCGCGGCGAGTTGGTCTACGCGGTGCTCAACCTCTACCCGTACAACGCGGGTCATCTGATGGTGGTGCCCTACCGGCAGGTCTCCGAGCTCGAGGAGCTGACCGCGGTGGAGACCACCGAGTTGATGGCGTTCATCCAGAAGGCGATCCGGGTGATCAAGCGGGTCTCGCGCCCCGACGGGTTCAACGTCGGGTTGAACCTGGGGGCGGCGGCCGGCGGATCGCTCTCCGAGCACCTGCACGTGCATGTGGTGCCCCGTTGGGGCGGGGACGCCAACTTCATCACCGTGATCGGCGACTCCAAGGTGATGCCGCAACTGCTGCGGGAGACCCGTCGGTTGTTGGCCGAGGAGTGGGTGAAACAGCCGTGA
- the thrS gene encoding threonine--tRNA ligase encodes MSAPAYDRPAAPIRVLAGTTAGAAVREAGLPGRGAPDAIVVVADADGALRDLSWVPDGDVEVTPIAADTEDGRSVIRHSCAHVLAQAVQDLYPDAKLGIGPPITDGFYYDFDVADYAFTPDDLAALEKRMRQIIKEGQLFSRRVYESKDQARAELAAEPYKLELVDDKSGDAEIMEVGGDELSAYDNLNPRSRERLWGDLCRGPHIPTTKYIPAFALTRSSAAYWRGNQANASLQRIYGTAWESQEALDRHLELIEEAQRRDHRKLGVELDLFSFPDEIGSGLPVFHPKGGIVRREMEDYSRRKHIEAGYEFVTTPHITKAQLYETSGHLQWYREGMYPPMHIDAEYDADGQLRKPGQDYYLKPMNCPMHHLIFRSRGRSYRELPLRLFEFGSVYRYEKSGVVHGLTRVRGMTQDDAHIYTTREQMGAELAALLRFVLDLLADYGLDDYYLELSTRDPEKYVGAEDDWEQATETLRAVAEASGLDLVPDPGGAAFYGPKISVQVNDALGRSWQMSTIQLDFNMPDRFELEYTAADGSRQRPVLIHRALFGSIERFFGVLTEHYAGAFPAWLAPVQVVAIPVADDHRRYLHEVVAQLKQQGIRAEVDVSDDRMAKKIVNHTNQRVPFLLLAGDRDVAADAVSFRFTDRTQVNGVPREEAIAAIATWVTARRNEIPSAKLVTIGGSG; translated from the coding sequence ATGAGCGCCCCCGCCTACGACCGTCCGGCAGCCCCGATCCGGGTGCTCGCCGGGACCACCGCGGGGGCGGCCGTGCGCGAAGCCGGGCTGCCCGGCCGCGGTGCCCCCGACGCGATCGTGGTGGTGGCCGACGCCGACGGCGCCCTGCGCGACCTCAGTTGGGTGCCCGACGGCGACGTCGAGGTCACCCCGATCGCTGCCGATACCGAGGACGGCCGCAGTGTGATCCGCCACTCCTGCGCCCACGTGCTCGCCCAGGCCGTCCAGGACCTCTACCCGGACGCCAAACTGGGCATCGGCCCTCCGATCACCGACGGCTTCTACTACGACTTCGACGTCGCCGACTACGCGTTCACCCCGGACGATCTCGCCGCGCTCGAGAAGCGGATGCGCCAGATCATCAAAGAGGGGCAGTTGTTCTCCCGGCGGGTCTATGAGTCCAAGGACCAGGCCCGCGCCGAACTCGCCGCCGAGCCCTACAAGCTCGAACTCGTCGACGACAAATCCGGTGACGCCGAGATCATGGAGGTCGGCGGCGACGAACTGAGCGCCTACGACAACTTGAATCCCCGCAGCCGTGAACGGCTGTGGGGCGATCTGTGCCGCGGCCCGCACATCCCGACCACCAAGTACATCCCGGCGTTCGCGCTCACCCGTAGCTCCGCGGCGTACTGGCGGGGCAACCAGGCCAACGCCAGCCTGCAGCGGATCTACGGCACCGCCTGGGAATCGCAGGAGGCCCTCGACCGTCATCTGGAGCTCATCGAGGAGGCGCAGCGTCGCGACCACCGCAAACTGGGGGTGGAGCTCGACCTGTTCAGCTTCCCCGACGAGATCGGCTCGGGCCTGCCGGTGTTTCACCCCAAGGGCGGCATCGTCCGTCGCGAGATGGAGGACTATTCGCGGCGTAAACACATCGAGGCCGGCTACGAGTTCGTCACCACGCCGCACATCACCAAGGCGCAGCTGTATGAGACCTCCGGTCACTTGCAGTGGTACCGCGAGGGTATGTACCCGCCGATGCACATCGACGCCGAATACGACGCCGACGGGCAGCTGCGCAAACCCGGGCAGGACTACTACCTCAAACCGATGAACTGCCCCATGCACCATCTGATCTTCCGGTCGCGGGGCCGTTCCTATCGCGAACTGCCGTTGCGGCTGTTCGAGTTCGGTTCGGTCTACCGCTACGAGAAATCCGGTGTGGTGCACGGTCTGACCCGGGTGCGGGGGATGACCCAGGACGACGCGCACATCTACACCACCCGCGAACAGATGGGTGCCGAGTTGGCGGCGCTGCTGCGGTTCGTGCTCGACCTGCTCGCCGACTACGGCCTCGACGACTACTACCTGGAGCTGTCCACCAGGGATCCGGAGAAATACGTCGGCGCCGAAGACGACTGGGAGCAGGCCACCGAGACGCTGCGCGCCGTCGCCGAGGCCTCCGGCCTGGATCTGGTCCCCGACCCCGGGGGTGCGGCGTTCTACGGCCCGAAGATCTCGGTGCAGGTCAACGACGCGCTCGGTCGTAGCTGGCAGATGTCGACCATCCAACTCGACTTCAACATGCCGGACCGCTTCGAGCTGGAGTACACCGCCGCCGACGGCAGCCGGCAACGGCCGGTGCTGATCCACCGGGCGCTGTTCGGATCCATCGAACGGTTCTTCGGTGTGCTCACCGAGCATTACGCCGGCGCGTTCCCCGCCTGGCTGGCGCCGGTGCAGGTCGTGGCGATCCCGGTCGCCGACGACCACCGGCGGTATCTCCACGAGGTGGTGGCGCAGCTCAAACAGCAGGGCATTCGTGCCGAGGTCGACGTCAGTGACGACCGGATGGCGAAGAAGATCGTCAACCACACCAACCAGCGGGTGCCGTTCCTGTTGTTGGCCGGAGACCGGGATGTGGCCGCCGACGCGGTGAGCTTCCGGTTCACCGACCGCACCCAGGTCAACGGGGTGCCGCGAGAGGAGGCGATCGCCGCGATCGCCACCTGGGTTACCGCGCGCCGCAACGAGATTCCCAGCGCCAAGCTGGTAACCATCGGTGGTTCCGGGTGA
- a CDS encoding PaaI family thioesterase: MADQHQRHPGGGFNPPEPTDKGGPDYGRFIEAVRTLQDHARAVDAPDTVITRAAGLIEQVSALLAPFDADEWAAPSGRRMDLPNRGNLLAVPLTTRTVGDRVRGTARFARYHLGRNGAVHGGALGLLFDSLLGMTAAVLTQNRYQRTAFLHLDYRRIVPIGTDLQVDAGLDEIDGRKTFVSGRLCHGDAVLTEARALFVRLNPGQP; this comes from the coding sequence GTGGCAGACCAGCATCAGCGACACCCGGGCGGCGGCTTCAACCCGCCGGAACCGACCGACAAGGGCGGCCCGGACTACGGGCGCTTCATCGAGGCGGTGCGCACCCTGCAGGATCACGCCCGCGCCGTCGACGCCCCCGACACGGTGATCACCCGCGCCGCCGGTTTGATCGAGCAGGTGTCGGCGTTGCTGGCCCCGTTCGACGCCGACGAATGGGCGGCGCCGTCGGGGCGTCGGATGGATCTGCCCAACCGCGGCAACCTGCTGGCGGTGCCGTTGACGACCCGCACCGTCGGCGACCGGGTCAGGGGCACGGCCCGGTTCGCCCGGTACCACCTGGGGCGCAACGGTGCGGTGCACGGCGGCGCGCTGGGGCTGCTGTTCGACTCGCTGCTGGGGATGACCGCCGCCGTGCTGACGCAAAACCGCTACCAACGCACGGCGTTTTTGCACCTGGACTACCGCCGGATCGTCCCGATCGGCACCGATCTGCAGGTCGATGCCGGCCTCGACGAAATCGACGGGCGCAAGACCTTCGTGTCCGGCCGGCTCTGCCACGGCGACGCGGTTCTGACCGAAGCCCGCGCGCTGTTCGTGCGTCTCAACCCCGGCCAGCCGTAG